Proteins from a single region of Chanodichthys erythropterus isolate Z2021 chromosome 13, ASM2448905v1, whole genome shotgun sequence:
- the gc gene encoding vitamin D-binding protein isoform X2, with the protein MNTLDDMGATEISEKSCGKDSPFPKHPGIEQCCTLQGHERKHCLASLRYSADELPSLLEPTNEEICTEYTKDEKDYSVRYVYEFARRHRNIPAGFVLNATQHHVRMAERCCRPAVKIPCFLQERLQVESSSIFLRFLSNVCNNQVNLKSYKFGLSAYYGNLGLSFEEASAISSRFQSGLEKCCLQPQPECIIEELTSFQKVLCSESKLEAISEDFRKCCRKPALDTLPCVDVLKRQARQYPHVANPVSSQLCKEVQTHGIDRYLFVIGVKHASISLPVLTTILDRIKSTVTACCSSADVTACLKEKESKLKKTTALLSKLDDTCSQYFKLDLPVFKTLIQRERGETQVQAWVHLATSCCSQRSPAQLCQKLTEDVIKYEDDTSV; encoded by the exons ATGAAcaccttggatgacatgggg GCTACAGAGATCTCTGAGAAGTCATGCGGAAAGGACTCTCCATTCCCCAAACATCCAGGCATTGAGCAGTGCTGCACACTTCAGGGTCATGAAAGGAAACATTGTCTGGCCTCACTACGGTACTCTGCAGATGAGCTACCCTCCCTACTGGAACCCACGAATGAGGAGATCTGCACTGAGTACACTAAAGACGAGAAGGACTATTCTGTCAG GTATGTGTATGAGTTTGCCCGGAGGCACAGAAACATCCCAGCAGGCTTTGTTCTTAATGCTACTCAGCACCATGTGAGAATGGCCGAGAGATGTTGCCGCCCAGCTGTCAAAATCCCTTGTTTTCTCCAAGAG AGACTCCAAGTGGAAAGCTCCAGCATTTTTCTGAGGTTTCTATCCAATGTTTGCAACAACCAAGTGAATTTGAAATCCTACAAATTTGG GTTGTCTGCATATTATGGAAATCTCGGACTGTCTTTTGAAGAGGCATCAGCCATATCCAGTCGTTTCCAGTCTGGGCTAGAAAAATGCTGTTTACAGCCCCAACCTGAATGTATAATTGAAGAG TTAACCAGCTTTCAGAAAGTTCTCTGCAGTGAATCCAAACTGGAAGCCATTTCAGAGGATTTCCGAAAGTGCTGCAGGAAACCTGCCCTGGATACGCTTCCTTGCGTGGATGTCTTGAAAAGACAAGCCCGTCAGTATCCACATGTAGCCAATCCTGTTTCATCCCAGCTCTGCAAGGAAGTACAAACCCATGGGATTGACAG ATACTTGTTTGTGATTGGAGTAAAACATGCCTCCATTTCTCTGCCTGTTCTGACGACCATCCTTGATCGAATCAAGAGCACGGTAACAGCCTGCTGCTCATCTGCTGACGTCACAGCGTGTTTAAAAGAGAAG GAGAGTAAATTGAAAAAGACTACGGCACTTCTGTCCAAGTTGGATGACACTTGCTCACAGTATTTCAAACTGGATCTGCCGGTGTTCAAAACTCT GATACAGAGGGAGAGAGGTGAGACCCAGGTACAAGCATGGGTTCACTTGGCCACATCCTGCTGTTCACAGCGTTCCCCGGCACAGCTATGTCAAAAGCTG acaGAGGATGTTATTAAGTATGAAGATGACACTAGCGTTTAA
- the gc gene encoding vitamin D-binding protein isoform X1, translating into MRNTALILISALIVPALLADKGKNYTKENVCQELSAIGIEKFKEMVTVLYSQKFPNGTFEEVKCVADEMTKLAEKCCKDDASPDCYDKGATEISEKSCGKDSPFPKHPGIEQCCTLQGHERKHCLASLRYSADELPSLLEPTNEEICTEYTKDEKDYSVRYVYEFARRHRNIPAGFVLNATQHHVRMAERCCRPAVKIPCFLQERLQVESSSIFLRFLSNVCNNQVNLKSYKFGLSAYYGNLGLSFEEASAISSRFQSGLEKCCLQPQPECIIEELTSFQKVLCSESKLEAISEDFRKCCRKPALDTLPCVDVLKRQARQYPHVANPVSSQLCKEVQTHGIDRYLFVIGVKHASISLPVLTTILDRIKSTVTACCSSADVTACLKEKESKLKKTTALLSKLDDTCSQYFKLDLPVFKTLIQRERGETQVQAWVHLATSCCSQRSPAQLCQKLTEDVIKYEDDTSV; encoded by the exons ATGAGGAACACAGCTCTCATTTTAATTTCTGCTTTAATAGTCCCAGCTTTGCTGGCTGACAAAG GCAAGAACTatacaaaagaaaatgtttgCCAAGAGCTCAGCGCCATTGGAATTGAAAAATTCAAAGAAAT GGTCACTGTCCTCTACAGTCAAAAGTTCCCGAATGGCACATTCGAGGAGgtgaaatgtgtggcagatgaaATGACCAAGCTTGCAGAAAAATGCTGCAAAGATGATGCCAGTCCTGACTGCTATGATAAAGGA GCTACAGAGATCTCTGAGAAGTCATGCGGAAAGGACTCTCCATTCCCCAAACATCCAGGCATTGAGCAGTGCTGCACACTTCAGGGTCATGAAAGGAAACATTGTCTGGCCTCACTACGGTACTCTGCAGATGAGCTACCCTCCCTACTGGAACCCACGAATGAGGAGATCTGCACTGAGTACACTAAAGACGAGAAGGACTATTCTGTCAG GTATGTGTATGAGTTTGCCCGGAGGCACAGAAACATCCCAGCAGGCTTTGTTCTTAATGCTACTCAGCACCATGTGAGAATGGCCGAGAGATGTTGCCGCCCAGCTGTCAAAATCCCTTGTTTTCTCCAAGAG AGACTCCAAGTGGAAAGCTCCAGCATTTTTCTGAGGTTTCTATCCAATGTTTGCAACAACCAAGTGAATTTGAAATCCTACAAATTTGG GTTGTCTGCATATTATGGAAATCTCGGACTGTCTTTTGAAGAGGCATCAGCCATATCCAGTCGTTTCCAGTCTGGGCTAGAAAAATGCTGTTTACAGCCCCAACCTGAATGTATAATTGAAGAG TTAACCAGCTTTCAGAAAGTTCTCTGCAGTGAATCCAAACTGGAAGCCATTTCAGAGGATTTCCGAAAGTGCTGCAGGAAACCTGCCCTGGATACGCTTCCTTGCGTGGATGTCTTGAAAAGACAAGCCCGTCAGTATCCACATGTAGCCAATCCTGTTTCATCCCAGCTCTGCAAGGAAGTACAAACCCATGGGATTGACAG ATACTTGTTTGTGATTGGAGTAAAACATGCCTCCATTTCTCTGCCTGTTCTGACGACCATCCTTGATCGAATCAAGAGCACGGTAACAGCCTGCTGCTCATCTGCTGACGTCACAGCGTGTTTAAAAGAGAAG GAGAGTAAATTGAAAAAGACTACGGCACTTCTGTCCAAGTTGGATGACACTTGCTCACAGTATTTCAAACTGGATCTGCCGGTGTTCAAAACTCT GATACAGAGGGAGAGAGGTGAGACCCAGGTACAAGCATGGGTTCACTTGGCCACATCCTGCTGTTCACAGCGTTCCCCGGCACAGCTATGTCAAAAGCTG acaGAGGATGTTATTAAGTATGAAGATGACACTAGCGTTTAA